Below is a genomic region from Treponema sp. OMZ 798.
TCCGTATATAAAAACGGGAAGTTAATTAACCCTTTAACCGTATTAAGGTAATCAATTTTGCATAAAAAAAGCAGGACGTGTCCTCTCACGTCCTGCTAGATTGTATTTAGGCTTAACCTAAATACCAATCGGCTTAAGATACCTGACTTAAAAAAAGAAGGCCGGTCAGGGTTAAGACCATTTTGACAGGTCTGCTCCTTCAATGTCGAATACAAACTCTTCGCCGTCTCCGACCATCAAGCATGGGATGCCGATCTTCCCCTCCTTTTTGAGCTGAGCAAATTCAGCCCGTTCATCCCGATATTTTAACAAAAACTTTAGATAACCTAAGTCTTCAGTAATGTCAAAATAACGGAACTTTACTCCTTTTCTTTCTAAATATTCCTTTGCAGGCCCGCAATCGGGGCATAATTTACTGGCAAATAAAAATAATTGTTTTTTCATAGTTTAATACCCATCCGACATTTGGCGGTTTATATCTCTTTGGCAAAGCTCTTGATATACCAAGGCCCTGTCTTTGAGTTTTGCCTTAATTGAATCGGCAAAGGGCATGTATCGCCAAAATACTTCCCTAACTTC
It encodes:
- a CDS encoding glutaredoxin domain-containing protein → MKKQLFLFASKLCPDCGPAKEYLERKGVKFRYFDITEDLGYLKFLLKYRDERAEFAQLKKEGKIGIPCLMVGDGEEFVFDIEGADLSKWS